In Candidatus Eisenbacteria bacterium, the sequence AGGCGACGCGCTGAGGCGCGAAGGCGGCACCTCGCGACAGCAGGACGAACGTGATGAGCCATGCCGGAAGCCACAGCCACACCGGCAGAACGCCGTCGGGTACGTGCAGGTGCGACATCTCAGCTCGCCCACGCGAGCACGGCGGCGCGCACCCGGGCCCCCGCGGCCTCGAGTGGTTCCAGTGCGGCTTTGAGGGTGCTGCCGGTCGTGAGCACGTCGTCCACCACGAGCACTTCGCGGCCGCGCCATGCGGCCGGATCTCGAACTGCGAATGCGGCCGCCAGATTGCGGCGCCGCGCGACGCGCGAGCAATCGGGACTGGGCGCCGCCGCGCGGCGACGCACCAGAGCGCCC encodes:
- a CDS encoding ComF family protein; protein product: GALVRRRAAAPSPDCSRVARRRNLAAAFAVRDPAAWRGREVLVVDDVLTTGSTLKAALEPLEAAGARVRAAVLAWAS